The Maniola jurtina chromosome 9, ilManJurt1.1, whole genome shotgun sequence genomic sequence gattttgatgcaatatgaagttatctgaatagtaagcagtaataaaaacgcagatattacaaatgattagttaagtaataagttattattagcaccccaaacgggtggatttcaaatctctctgaagaaatcgattttaaaacatgcttggacatgaatacataattgagtgaatttgcttttattcattaatatagcacatataaaacacgcacattaacaaacattacttgacttttattttatacatccaataacagatccaattacagattcgtgtaagaggaatgaaaattctaaattatgtcatttatattatgtgccaaaactggtgctaattgtgatactttaggttcgtatcaatatttttctttaaagaccatgatgatcaacgttttcaagcttattcaatagtttcaagatagatttccgcttgaaattaagcagtgatttactgcttaggttttatgtgtctaatgtataggaccactcattatttctagacttcttaagacaatgacagacccattgcgagtcaatgaggctgtgttttatataaacggtcgaggcccgccaaacactttcgatcggagtaaattatataaactaaatcaactattcaaaaaatattccttttgaccaattgagatgggtcaagagtcaagacgaagaattcaaaataatggcgtaaaccaactatgcccatggaaactttcatgagatacagcattgtgaaacaggacttgatggtccatcaaatctaagagtgcatagttgtgtacttcgaatgctttctccgaggtgaatagatcgacctccaggattacccactttgcaaatattatttccacacaagctcgtattgccactctaggaggttggctatgacattagatacaaattaattacatgattactatacataccggatataatattgtaagctatggtgtatttgtcaagccataattccagtatctggaatgttttattcaataaggataacaacatccttaaaccttgtaaatatgctttattaacaaatgaatgaatgaaagaatgaacatcattcctctttttcttagtaaatgagagagtaacgtctcgttgttactttgaatgagacttgaactaaggcgtaagaagtgagccttcttgaagcttctgaagggtaaattagactatcattttgataagagtaaagcatttgttcctttcatgtcaaagagcatgatagatgaagattgtttattaatgctcccaagcctgatccaaagcatccgttactagaacatgaactagtggaggtagctaatatttctcctttagcccttataatttatttatcgcatctgccagcttggagtgcagcgtggagatcgccacttgatggatagacgacatttaacgagtcgcagggatccgctggattcatgcagtgtaattacgtggcatgtggtagtctctttatgagacctatgtccagcgtggacgtctaacgaatgataatagtgatctaccagtattggatagatcttggattatccagcggtcattggtttgttaactagcgtttctaactgttcttacatccatcagccctctttggaggcattttctagggtctccatagtatttctaaatagttagactcactctttcgtggtcaaagaaccaattctcaaattttatataccaaaaacagtaagttcgactgtagtagatattaacttaatgcatgtaaaaaatgtacatgtattaagtctcttgtacatttagcatgtacttgccttaacttgctatgacaagtcgattaagtaaaataggactcatatttcccattctcttaatatcacccatagacaccgtggttagtccgaacggcaggtaggttatcatctaatctatctaactttcccgtatggcctcaataagaagcactgacacaagactgtttcactacatgaaaacagactttgcatgtttatcaaaatgaaatgttctgccataacatacatagttgtttcgtactctaagatgtgatcttggtcgggatgacacttcggagttcggtaccagaaacaaggtgaaaaggaagcttggcgtgcggtgcaagcttcatgattcattttacgcactattgcgtacagttccttgggaaaaacaataggtggctttttaaatgttggtatgcgataccattgaaataacctttgtataacctctggtgcctctattttctttcattgcgaaagacagtgcactaaataacctgcttggaacgaggtcggtttagtttctctgatttgtcttggagaattcgggtgcaaataatcatgctgtggcttacttacctttttggacctccagtcctgattgaggaacgataagaactttttagatgacctttgtagatattaccggtatgttcgtttccaccccgcgagggtgtatgatatagatcatgttggcatccaccccgcgagggtggatgatattgatcatactggtattcacaccgtgagggtgtatgagattgctcaaactagcatccaccccgcgagggtggatgatattgagcatactggtattcaccccgcgagggtgttataatattgctcatgttaggatcaaccctgcgaaggttgaataatattgatcatactggtatccaacccacgagagtggataatattgatcattgaataggctcaatgcacggcaaaggtagtcatggcagttctatgtattgaaatggtaacatttgaaatgcatggcccctacgaggggcgggtgaccatttttcagaaaagcaatgtgcatgtcgagtagttccacacgatggaacggcaacaattataattttctgtacttgtgaagcggcgaacgcgttcaatgtgttttctatttattgctgggtcaaataaatttatcttatctttattcaaataccttttgcaattgcttttgaatcgtcaaaataatttaccatagtgtatgcaaaatagttccacgcgatggaacggtaacattttcaatgccttgcccccgcgagaggcagcggactaataataattgctttttgactgaataaatgtgttcttttcgacccaaaaaatattaacaaactccactcgttttttcccatatggatgtaaccaaaagacccacctggctcgtgataatttcgcagcgcatcgcaataccttctatgctgtagctacccactaattgtggaaagacccgacgaagtctgattattgatttcagtcaatattttagttaatttaatattattatttaagttaatattgattttcaattaatttatatacgaataaaaataaagtcaagaaggcacaatttttaggaaaacctaggcttatttttgtttatgcagtatgtgatagctgcataagctttatctgctagaaattgcaaggtatcatacttttttacctctttgtttgtttctaggtctatgaaccttgagttttatcaaagactttttaatgtactgtgtaggtacacgtaaaaaccaagatgcgctagctaaacctgaaaaacctggaacctggttaattaaaggttagaacctgttgaaagtaaaatctaaacacgaactttgttattcgatttcatcctgatgatcgtcaggtgtgatatttttatttttataaaggttacctgtaatttcattactattcgatgtaacaatttgaattaacaataacaataactagaaaagacatatcataatcttaaaagaatttctcgtataaatccgggaggattcatttcaaaatgcaatcggggtcataactatcgtcatgtaccctctaaataaaatgagcatattgtaaaagacttaaaaggtaaattttagcttaataatattaatttcaaatatttgaaattcatttctaataatcggtttctaattgttacatcgtctcaagtacgaaaagtttttaataactaccttctggcaaataaatataaagtactgtgatccgaacggacaaaccgttaaaaatattgatcacgtacatattattttacattttacataatgtaatataaattaaaaataagtacttactgcgaattattcaccaaattcactttataaagtaccacacaataaaataaaataaaatatcttgcaacgtttcgtgttgactgattgcaagttgcttcgacggcaaacaaaacgccaatgaagccatggccgcgctgagcaatttacgaaaactttgagcgcgaccccgccaggtggcgccacaaaaccggatatgacatcaataaaagtacgaaaactggcatgaaatcgacggaaacggaaatgctactctcaatataaagcttccagttacggtcaagttatttaataatatgttatacttttatttatttaaaatgttttaatttgttCAGTTATTTCTATGAATCTATATTTAAGAAAGATGTCAAAACTCTAGTCTCTCTACGATAATAATCTTAATTACTATCTCTATTTGGACATGATATTAAACCTAACGTCCACCAGGTCATTGAATTGAATCGTGATGAAACAAAACATGCCAAACAACCAATTTAAAATcagttattttaagaaaaagacATTTTTCATTTCTCTCTCCCTTAATATAAATTAGCAATTAAGTATATGCTGTCAAAAACTGACTTGCTATACACTAGTCGTTTTGGTTTGTTTTTGACTAATAAGTTGTAATATAACTTACCTAGTGCCTAtcgttcttttttttattttgtacctacgcTTGCTATACCCGATTGTTAGTTTTGGACCTATAGTTGTGTAATGAGTGTGAATGTTTCATTGGAGACAGTCATGGTTTgagtggttttttttatatatattgcctgtcatttaattattgtactgtgtgtttccataaaataaataaataaaattaaatgtgtgcctcctatattattatttttaaatgcgaTTCTGATCCGTACGTGGCGTTTAAAACGTCAGTTTTTCACAATTAAATTATAGGGAGGTGAATagtggcgtgcaggtcataAAGGCATAAAAGCTGATAACCCTAATTGGAATAACTAAACgcttatttttcattatgaccTGACTTCACTATGACCCTTAAATAGGTTCCAAAAGGGTGCCAACTTCCAACCCAAATGTTTACCCTGGTTTACCCTATCTGTCTGCGAGCTAGTGGACGCTAGGCTTTATAGGGAAAAGTGGCAGTGGTGCTATTCCGGGTATCTAAGTTTTGTGCGTcaaatactttaaataaattcataatattttaaaaagggTTAAAACTTCATCCGTATCAAGAGATTATAAAAATTCATAAGCGTATCGTAGTTTCATAgtcatcaaaatcagcaatgAGGTTCTGTACAAAAaacattttccaaaaatattgggatttttcaaagtaggtacctaggtccaGTTTTTTTTACACGTGGGAACGTCTACTCCGCCGCACCTGAAATGAAGTCGTAGAATTTTAGTATGTAATGTAATTAGGACCTGTTTTTAGGACATGATTACTTATAAAGAATTTTGTGAAAGCTGAAagaaatttaagtaggtaggttctaCGAAATAACTATGAATGAaagaatagatagatagatagatagaaacactttattgcacacaaaaacacatgtaaaggatcacaacacagaaatattgtaagtaggtcaaaaaaaatcgtattgataaattaaatacGCATGCAGCTACCAACTTTGTGAAGTCGTCAGCAGATTATCTTCATTACTTATGTTCACGGCATCTCAAGGtcttaggttttttgaaaataccgggaaactctttgatttttcggtataaaagTTGTCTCTGTTCGTCTCCGGGATGttagatattattatctctgtaccaaatttcgtgaaaATCGGTGAAACGGATGGATCATAAAAGTTAGCagccaaacagacagacacactttcggatttataatactAAATATAGATTCATAACAAAGATTATATCCAAGGGTAATTATAAACTTACCCATGAAATCAACCGTTAGAATTGACTCTGTGACGGGCCGCTATCAAAGGACTCCTCGTTAATCAGCCTCAACTGCACGGACTCGCGTCTCAAGTTATAGCTGGTCGATATGTGGCAATGTTTCACGTCCACCACCAACAAGTCCTCGTTCAACTCCACACCGCTCCTCTCCACGTCGGCCGCAGCGCTCGGCTTCCTTTTATGTCGAAATGAAGCGGCTCTTTGAGAGCTAGAACCTAAACTATCCGTTGCCGTGTTCCCGTTAAACGTTTTCTCCGATTGTAGCACACCTAATTGCTCTAATGGAATATTGCTTCGGACCTGCACGGATGTATCTATACAGGGTATCAATTGTTTGAACTCCTTCCTAAAGTTTTCGTTCATCCACGCGTAAATGAAAGGGTTGTAGCATGTTGAAGACATCGCTACCACGTGACATATGAAAAATATTAGAAAGTAAAACTTCGAATGAATCGCGTACATGTAGTAGTCATTGTACAGATTGGTCACGTTTAAAGGCAGCCAAGAAACACCGAATATAGTGACCATAGTTATCAACATTTGATTCGTGCGACGTTTTCTATACTTATCGAACTCTTCTTTACGGGTATTCTTGCTCGCAGCCTTAGCTTTCGCCCGATCGTTCAATTTAAAACTAACGCAAGTGTAACAGAAAGCGATCACAGTGAATGGCAAAACAAATTGAAGGACAGAAGTTATCGAACCGAAGATACGTCTCAATCTTTCAGTCGGCCAAGACTCCTCACAGAATCTACCGATCTCTAAATCGTAATACGACATAAATATTGCGTACGGTAAAGTGACCGTTATAGAGAAGATCCATATCATAATAATGACTAAAATACACGTCTCGATCTTCATCCTCGGTCGGAAAGGGTATATTATTACGAAAAACCTATCGATCGCTATAGACATAAGTGTTAAAGTTGATATGTATACACTGCAACCCTGGGCCGAAGGCATCATGTGGCATAACAATGTACCCCAACTCCAAGTGCCGCGGAAGGAATACAGAGGTGTAAATGGTACCGCGAATATACAGAGGAGGATGTCGGATAGTGCTAAATTACTTATAAAAAGGTTGGTAACTGTTTGCATCGCTTTGTTTCTTATGACGACGTAACAAACTATCATGTTCCCGAGTAAGCCTAAGACGAATATGGTTGTGTATATGACGCAGAAAATGGCTTGAACCCATTTCTTGTCTATGATGTTTTCGTAGCCTGCTGTCTGTGGCGACGGTGAAGCCTCTTGCGTCTCGTTTGTCAACTTCTCCGAAACGTTAAGCGTGTAGGAGTAGCTCAATGTGGTTCCGTTCATTGTCTTGAATCGTAGCTCCTGTTTTAATGGAAATATTTCCTCCACTGTCAGTTTTACGAGCTTCGGTGAGATTTACTTTGGTCctgtaacaaaatataatgcaatttaACGTTTTCACTCCGCTGAGTTTCCGTATAAATTTTCCTATTTCGGTACATAAAAATGGCAATTTCATGAAACAACGGCAAAGGTTGAGTTATTGATTAGCATTTTTCCGTTATATTTCGCTAAATTTAAGGATTTTTCTTTTCATAAACCTTTCGTTTCCTAACAGTAAAcaaagataatttattttgaaagtagtCATACTATATCATATAATTTTCGGAActatgtacgttttaagtaaTTGTATGTCACTTGCTTTTACGGGGAAGgaaacatcgtggggaaacttgcatgcctgagagttctctagataatattctcaaagctgtgtgaagtctaccgATCCGCACTGGACCAGCGTGACTGACTGTGACCTAAgcatttctcattctgagaggagaccggtgCTTAGAAGTTgtctggcgatgggttgatcatgatgaattctatctattccattgttcACCAAATCATGcatatggaagtccctacaagatacctatgtaCAGCTGtagacgtctatcagttgataatcATGACGATGATGGTGTTGGTAAAggttcttttttaacccccgacccaaaaataaagggtgttataagtttaacgtgtgtatgtatctgtgtatctgtctgtggcatcgtagctcctaaactaatgaaccgattttaatttagttttttgtttttgtttgaaagatggcttgatcgatagtgttcttagctataatccaagaaaatcggttcagccgtttgaaagttatcagctcttttctagttactgtaaccttcacttgtcgagggtgttataaatttttaatttacacctgttgTACTTATGTAATTAATACGTGTACAGAAATTGGGGGGAATTAACTAGTTCTAAAATAAATTTCACCAACACATTCGTAATAAACCTCCGTGCTTTAATGCAGTAGCACTGATATTTCACTGGAACAATTTAAACACTCATATATCAAGGTAGAATCTAACCGGGTGTTTGTAAGGAAGCATAAATATTAATAAGCTACGTGCTAAATAGCGTTTCCGCGGGTACACTTTCTCATATACGTACGAGCATTGAGATGAGATATTACTAGAGCATGCAATATcgattagagcctcgatagctcaacggttgaggagcggactgaattccgaaaggtcagcggttcaaatcccacccgttgcactattatcgtacacATTCCTgacacaagttttacgcttaattggaagggtgttaaaagaatattagtcatgattagcatggctaatattctttaaaaaaaaatcatcggAACGTCTAGCCTCTTGAACAGTCACAGCGTCTAAAGAAGAAgcttttttattccattacaagttatcCCTTGATTGCGGTCTCATCTGGTGTGATAATGTAATCTAAAATGGAAACGGGATAGCTTGACAGGGGGATGGCAGTTCTGGCCACCGCAGCAagtcaatttctgcaagttttggCCGTGACTGCTGGtgctaaatatatattttggaaTAGAGACCACGTATCAGCTAGTGAGCACAGTGTGGGGCGACCTCCCAGTCTGCTGGACCAACGAACTTATAGGAACGTGGCGGTAAGCGGGTGGATGAAAAAGTAAACAGTCGTTTGTGAACAGgcgactttttttaatttatagacaggATAGATAGAGGAGCATGCTTGCTTagaatatatacctactcactcttgacttgaagatacccATATTGAAGGAGAAAATTACCGATGCTAAAAGGGCGTTCCCATagcctagcggttcgaatttgCAACGAGGAGGCAAATAATCGATTGATTACAATAAGATCTTGTATGAGATTCGCTACTCTATATCTCCATAGCTCTCTGGTTGCAGGTAGGTATTAAGGTATACTTTTATAAACGGGAACGTGCCGGCAAGTGTATTAATATCCTTCCCAGGGGACTCCTATTTTATTATACAACGTCATAATGGGTAGTTGCGGAACGTATTATGATAAGGTTTAAAGATTGTCGCAAATCATTTGGAGTTGCTGAATTGTTTGCTTTCTCTATGTACTTATAGtaaccgtgaaggaaaacatcatgaggaatcACGTGTTCCTTCAAGCCTAGTGATATTAAGTCTCAGAAAAGTTCAAGCCCAGAATCGAACCCTGGCCTCCCGAATAGCTGATCCATAGCCTATCACTGATTAATACaacgtacctactaattttaaaataataattattcggCCTTAGCGACTCTTCGCACGAAAACGCCAAATCCTTTTTGTCCCCGTCCTTAGGAAAAT encodes the following:
- the LOC123868538 gene encoding prolactin-releasing peptide receptor-like codes for the protein MNGTTLSYSYTLNVSEKLTNETQEASPSPQTAGYENIIDKKWVQAIFCVIYTTIFVLGLLGNMIVCYVVIRNKAMQTVTNLFISNLALSDILLCIFAVPFTPLYSFRGTWSWGTLLCHMMPSAQGCSVYISTLTLMSIAIDRFFVIIYPFRPRMKIETCILVIIMIWIFSITVTLPYAIFMSYYDLEIGRFCEESWPTERLRRIFGSITSVLQFVLPFTVIAFCYTCVSFKLNDRAKAKAASKNTRKEEFDKYRKRRTNQMLITMVTIFGVSWLPLNVTNLYNDYYMYAIHSKFYFLIFFICHVVAMSSTCYNPFIYAWMNENFRKEFKQLIPCIDTSVQVRSNIPLEQLGVLQSEKTFNGNTATDSLGSSSQRAASFRHKRKPSAAADVERSGVELNEDLLVVDVKHCHISTSYNLRRESVQLRLINEESFDSGPSQSQF